The Nymphaea colorata isolate Beijing-Zhang1983 chromosome 11, ASM883128v2, whole genome shotgun sequence genome includes the window gactcgattaactcgattagctcgtctaaataaaatatgatccttctttttaaaatatctagtaaatttcatgaCGTGGGATGAAATTTGTGAATCACTCAACCGAGTCAACCCTGCTAACAGTTTAGAGCTGCAAATAGACACCATTTGGTATTAGACTGTTCTCATTATTAACTATTATAGAATCATAAGCTGATGACTGAACAActgaacaaaatggaaataGGACATAATGtatataaacgagtcgagtcgagtataaacgagtcgagttcttaaaactcgaactcgactcgtttactcattcgagtttcattgtaaactcgaactcgactcgtttataaacgagtcgagctcgagccgagtttaaccgggcgagttcgagtcgagcccgagctggctcgactagttgtgcagccctaaccATATCCAATTTAGTCGATCTTCCTTATTTAATTCAGATTGGACTTCAATCGATATTGACGAGACTTGGAATTTTGAAACAGAGTTCCAACTTTTATGTAAAATTGGGTCGGATCCTTCAAAGATTTCCGGCTTAAATCGGAAACCTGGTTCATATACTAAGGCTGACGGCATGATGACAAGGTCTCATACTAATTACTAATACTTATTGGGTAGAGTCTGaaacactcaaaatttttttataacatcccaaatcaattttcaaagcCCCAAATCACAATAGTTACTCTAAATTGAATCTGATTTCCAACAAATTTGACTTCAACGACGCCTCCTCATGATCTTACTCTTCTTCATGATCATGGCTTCAAAAATTTCCTGCTCAAATAGGAAACCTGATTCATATACTAAGACATGATTACAAGGGCTTATACTAATTACTAATATTTATTGGGTAGAGTCTGAAGcactcaaaattttttggtaACATACAAATCACAATAGTAAATCTAAACTGAATCTGATTTCCAACAAATTTGACTACTTCAACGACGTCTCCTCATGATTTTCCTCTTCTCCATGATCATGGCTTCAACTCCTAGCTGTATCTTTTTCATTCCTCGCCAGTAAAAGAAAAGGTCATGCCAACCGTGGTCAGGTTTGAGGCGTCCGCTGATACCAGAATTGTTGCACGACTGCCAGTCCTTAAACGCTCTTGTATTTCGTCTTCCTTTCCAAAATTGACTTCGTAATCGCTCCATACGGCGGAGCGTTCATGCCTCCAATGAATGAAGCGTGGGCAGCTAGCCGGAAAGTGTGGGACGCGGTTAGGCTGGAAGACCTGTATGATTTTGGGGCCATAAGCTCTGATCTCATTCCCACCCCCATGGTGCTCATCTTCAATCATCCCGTCACGACCTCCGCCATTTTCACGGCCATCTTCTGCCACCTCTTCAACTTCGTTGAGTACTTCAGTCTCCCTCTCTATTTCCTCTGCCtcagtttctttttcatgatCTCCGCCTTCTTCGCGGTCATCTTCTGCCACCTCCTCTTCAACTTCGTTTAGTACCTCACACTCCCTCTGCACTTCGACCTTGTCAGCCTCAGTTTCAGTACCATCACGACCGCCACTATTTTCGCGGCCATCTTCCGCCACCTCCTGTTGAACATTGATGAATACTTTAGGCTCCCTGTCTGCTTCCTCTTCAGCCTCAGTTTCATTGTCACTACCTCCGCCGTCTTCGTGGCCATCTTCCTCTGCCACCTCTTCAACCTCGACCGCTTCTGGCCTCATAAGAGCATCAATAGACGAGATCGCACACCTCTCGTGACAGGGGACTTCGATAAACCCCAGCCCATCAAATAAAATTCGGCCTCGGTAACATATCTGAAAATTCCAAACTCTCGGTAAAGGGATCCAAATGGGACGGAAGAAGTTCTTGACTATAGGACGTTGAACTTCGAGTGTGGACTCAAAGACGACACGGTGATCGTCTTCCAGGAGTTGTATATGAATGGGTGATTGGACCTTATTTCATCATTAACTCGGGTTTGGGAACGTTTGCTCCATTTGGAAACATGAAAGACAGCTGCTGGGGCCAATAACAGACTCAGGGGACAGACTTCCCCATATCTCGAATCGACCCAAACGTTCGAATGCAAGTTCCTGCCACAACCAAGAACAACGAACAAGAGACTTTCATCAAAATTGAGCAACTTCGTACGGCAGCACCATTAAACTGCTTGTACTACTAGTAAATAAACCAATCGAGGACTAGCGGCTAATTTGTTAGACCATACATACCTTGAAGATTTGCTTTTTGAAATCATCACTGAGGGAGCTGCAACCGATGGAACCGTAGGGGCTTGGCAAGACTAACTCTTCTATGTTTTGAGCAGCATTCTCAATGCCTTGTACATCTTCAAGCAACCGACAACCACCGAGGCGCAATTTCTTCAAACATTCCAAGTTTGAAATATCCAGTGTCTTCTCTAAGTGACTGCAGTTAGATGCATCAAGTATTAGcaaggaagaagggagcaaaGGAACCAATCGGATCCTCTTGCAACCGTTTAATGAAAGCTCTTCAAGTCGAGAAAGGTTGCGTATGCACAATGGCAGCTCTGTGATGCTCTCACAAGCctcaaactttaaaaattcGAGGTTCTCAAGTGATCCGATCCACTCGGGCAAAGCTTTGAGGTTCTTGCATCTCAAAGTAAAGGACTTTAGGTTTTCAACAGAGGTTTCAGCCATGGCCGCAGGTAACTCTTCGTCGGCACAGCATAGTGACAGTGACTCGATGCTCCTCAATGAGAAGATCTTATTGATGATCGGTGTGATAGATTCACAATCCGCTTCAAAGGTCTTGAGGTTCTCTCGATATGGAAGCCAATCTGGTAGAGTCATAAGATTCTCGCATCTCAATGACAACTCCTCAATCTTATCCATTGCCTCAATGGATTCTGGCAACTCTTTAATTCTGCTATCACTGATACAGAGAACTCTTGCTTTCTTCAACGAAGAAGACGGTAAAACACTAAGCCAGTTGCATGATGAGATCTCCAATCGATCAATGTCCATGAGATCCCCACCGTTTATCTTCATTCCTTTTAAGTCAGTGCCTTCAACATTGAACACTTGTAAGGAATTCAAACTACTAATTGAATCAGGCAGACTGTGCAGCCTATCCAACTTCCTTAGATACATCTCACTGAGCTTGGTTAGCTGTCCTATTGAAGAAGGTATACTTGTGGTTGCCAAGTCGTCAAGCTCAAGCGTATTCAACGATTCCAAGTTCCCCAACCGCTCTGGTAGAGATTCAAGTCTTGGGAATTGTTTTATGCAAAGAGTTTGAAGTGAAGTTAATTGACAAATGGCATCGGGCAACTTCTAAACGTTCAGAAATTGAAGAAACTTCAGGTATtttaattttgtcaaatttcCAATGGATTCATGAACTTCGACTAACGATGCACAGTAGGAGAATTCCAACATTTCCAGATGCGGCATATTGGAGAAATCCGGCGTCACTCTTATTGAATGACAAGAAATCTTGAGAAATTTCAATGCGTTGAACACCTGCAAAAGAGCATATTTCTCAGTTGAAACTTTCGAGGACAAACCCAATTATttaaaatgaccaaaaaaaaaaggagaaataacCTTCGATGGGCTTTCCCTAACAAGAAGTTCACTCATATCGTCTGCTACATGTAATTCAAGGGTGACTAGATTCTCAAGGTTGCAGCTTGAAAACGATTCAATTTTCGTCACTCTCAAGAATAGAACTTTGAGAGCCTTGGGGAGCATGAAGTTTTCGCCTTTGAAGCTGACATTATTGACCCGAAGAGCTCTTAGCCTTTTCATCTCTCCAAAGGCTCCAGAACTTAATTCTTCTTTAGCCTCGCTAAGAGTGATGCCTTCTGTGACATTGTTGCTTCGCTGCATGGATGAACAACTTGTAATTATTGTTATACACCACCAGACTCGATACTTCATATGCATGTCTTTCCCATGCATGTTAAAATATGAGCAACAGTCTGGGAGGAAAGTGGTTAGTGTCAATGTATAGCTCTAGACAACGAGAACTGATCAGCAGGCAGGGACATGGAGTAGGCAAAATTGTTGAGAAGCCAAGACCATAATACAAGAATGCTCTATACGATAtcgagagagtgagagagagacatcaCTTACATTTTCTTCTAACATATTCAATGTGTCGTCAGCGGTCCATAGCCTGCTCCAAGGTTTGTCTGGTTGTCCTTGGCGAGCTATGTCTCTTCCCATGTCCCTTATAAGATCGTGCATCTCGAACGGTCCATCATCACGAACCCGCGAAATGAGACTCTTCTTTTGAAGGACCTTAATTGCAGATCTTGGTTGCCAATTTAAACTTTCCCACATAAGAGTTGCTTCTACTTCAGATTGGCCAACGAAGAAGCATGCAATGTCCAAAAATATCCGTTTCTCAACATTAGACAGTGCATCGTAACTTATTTGCAAACATTTCTGGATGTCTTGTTCTGGGGTCTCCTGCAGCTTATCCAAATAATCTTGCCATTCAGCCAGGTCGCTCTTATCAGAGAGGTAGGATCCGAAAACTCTAAGGGCCAATGGCAGCCCACCAGCAACTGCGACAACCTTCATTGTCATGTCCACGAACATGTCCTGTGGTTGATGACTGCTCTGAAAGGCATATCTGTTGAAGAGATCGAGTGATTGATCAGCATCCATGAGCTTTGGCTTGTATATGCCATCGACTCTACAAAGTGATAGCACATTTTCATCTCGGGTTGTCATAATTATCTGACTGCCCGATGCGAAACAGTACAGTAGTCTTTCACCAATTAGTTCCTTGAATTGTTGGTGATGATCAACGTCGTCCAATACTATTAGAATTTTCTTGGGAGGAACTCTTTCTAAGAGCAGGCGCTGCCCACTTTCAATGTCGTGTATTGGCGTAAATCTGTCGTCCAGGAGCTCTTCCACGAGTTGCCTCATCAGTTGCGTCCGTGCCGTGGCATCTTTCCAACGCTCCCTTATATTCGTAATAAAGGTGGCTGCCCCAAAATTTGAACGCAATTTGTTGAAAACAGCCTTGGCAATGGTGGTCTTCCCAATGCCGCCTGCACCCACAAGTCCCACCATCTTAACAccatctctttcattttgcaGCAGCTTCATCACGTCCTCAATGCGAGATTCCATTCCAACCGGATGGTCCGCCACAATCAGAAGGCCACTTTGTAGATGCCGCAGCAGGCAGCGGACAACTTTCTCGACCAGTGTCGCTTCATGCCTGCAAGCGATCCAAGTTAAAATATATCATCAATTTTGGCGCCTGCCTGTCCATGTGGGTTGTCGGTCGTCACAGGAGAggaaaaataatcaaatcatATCTGCAATaactttaatttgaaaatgagcAATAAATGTCTCCAAAAATATCGCCCATGTACACTACTTGTTGTCAACTTGATTTCAATTCATATTAAGAGAGGAGGTTATTTATTATGCCCTGTTGCGGCCCCCCCCAACCTTTTAATTGGCACAACACTTGAATATACTGTCATGAACCTTGCATATGCTTCCTAGATGTCTTACTCAATACAAATTATGCAGAATAATTCTACTACTTAATTccaatgttttaaaactcaGTGACTTAGACTCGATTTGGCTGTTCTCGACTCTTAAGTCGGAGGGTCTAACTCGGTTATGCTAGATTCACTGATCTAATTTTTAGATTCAAGTTTCGAAAAGAGAAACAGATGAGTGCATACCCATTGGCGTCGTAGTTGAGGATGTAGCCGGAAATATTGGCTACTGTTTTAAGGCATCTCTCCACTTGCCCACTTCTGCTTTGTCCACTTTTTTGTCATTGTCGTATGATTTAAAGGCAGATTGGAAAGGCCCAGCCTGGTGGCGAACATGAGAAGGCTGGACGCCGAAGAAGATGGGAACGATCAGCCTCCTGCCCGCGCACTCGACTATCTTGGCGATCTCTTTTAGGCACCATTTTGAGTCCGCATAGCCCTTGGAAATGATTGGCACAAACACCTTTGACCTCTCGATGTAAGAGAACAGCTCCTCGATCGTTTCACCTCTGTGCAAATCTTCATTGTCTATGAAGGTTTTCAAGCCCCGTCTGCAGAGAGCCTGGTAGAGATGGCCAGTGAATCCATTTCGGGTGTCAACTCCTCTGAAGCTCAGAAAAGTATCAAAATCATGCTGCTCATTGGGAGAGGGGGACAATGCTACTGTTGGTGAGGATGGCCGCTCTACAACTTCTCCGGGGTCTGGAATTGGAGCTTGAATGGCTGGATCAGATAGCCATGGCGATTGAAGGGCCTTGTCTATGGCACTTTTGATCCACTCAAGGATGGCGGCGACGCAGCCAGCGATGGGGAGGCATCTAGAATTCCCCATTTCTTTGGATACGCTTGCAATAGAATAGGCAACTCCCTTAGGGTTGAAGCTATTGCGTGGTGGAGTACCTATAAGGAGGACGGGGATGAGATGGGGGAAACTGAGAAGTCTTCGTAGCGCAGTTTCATCGAAAAGGACCAATTGACTTACGGGAGCGTGCTCTCCATGGTTCACAACTTCTAAAttcaatgcaaaagaaaagtttCTTTGGTAATGTAGACAAGAGCTCTTGATTCATGAAATTGCAAATGTTTAATATAGATCTTTAAATTTTGGCAACCATATGCATTCCCATTTACGTATTCAACCAACTCTTCCATTTGATGTCTCGGcattttcctttccctccttttttttcctttttttttttaagaacgcTTTGAAAGATCCGCCTGAGGAGAGGAAAGCTGGTCAAAAGCTACCTTATTTTTACCAACTTTGCTTTTATGTAAAAGGTCACATAAAGTTGACAGCGTTTTAGCAATTTAAGTCACATAATTCGAATACAATACAAGCTGGGGCCGCTATCAGTATTTTATCAAACTCTCGAAAAGAAAGTCGTGCAGGTGTTTTCAAAAAGTCATatcatatatttgaatttttaaaactttaaacagGGGTCAGACCTTAATATTAATATAGTATATTTATTTCATATAGATATACTGCTCCATtaacatattcatattcaaatttgggttcaggTTTGAAAGCAGATTAAGAAAAATGTAATTACCATGTCCAAATCTGTTTTTCGAATTTACAGGTTGGACCCAGTTCAAATCCGgctttttaaatttacatttagattcaaatctgaattttaaatacagagctgaatctgaaataaattttatgaGATGTTAAGAACTTGTTAAGGTTGAATTCGTGTCAAATCCTATCAGATTTTCATTTAAAACCATTATTGAATCTGATCTACTAACTGGAACTCACTCTCATACTAGACTCGGACCCCTGGTTCGACAGATACCCAACCTCAAGTTTCGGTTTCAACCCTAAAAATGTTAATAACcaatatgaccaactttttTATAAACCCTTAAATATCTCTCATTATTATCAATATGGAACTAAATTTCTCCAAGTATGGAGTTACAATCCATCCGTATGGGATCCCAGTTCcgtattttccttttttataacTAACCTTTTTTTATATCCCAGAAGTAGCCAAATTCAATTGATTGAGATAACTGGGGATTTAATTTGATGTAGGTAACAACCATTGACCTGGAAAAGGATAGAATGGCATGCCTAGTTTCCTTCAAGGCCGCTTACTACCTTAAATCAGACATCTTCAACGTTCACCGTTTCCATCCAGAACCTGTTGTAGACTGTAATTACTCTTCACCATTTCTCTTCCAGGTGAGCTTGACGCTCACTTCTTGACACCAGAAGCATCCCTTCCAGCAGAAACAATATCCTGGACATCGACATTCTCTCCGATATATTCTTCCGTTTGGCAAGGTACCATCATTTACTGATTACAAGATTAGCTCTTGACAGAACTATAATGAAAGATATTTGGAAAATGGAAACAGATCAACCGCAAGTGGTAGGTGGGAGAAGCCCTAATCGTCCTTCTCTTTAGTCTTCACATTCATCTTTTTCATGGTAACGTAATGGTAAGGGACCGAGGTCAGCATTCATCAGGCCTTGTTAGTTAATAGGGACATCATTATATCCGATATAGATCGATCTCAAacaatttcatatgaaaaaaatttaatatctgattaagaaatcagatcgattCAGATTTAAtcgattcaaatttaagaaatgacatctgattgaattcagatatatataaatatgtgattggatttggatttaaatttagtttcggatttagatcaaatttaattttaaacaaatatcatatatctaatgctcttacatgaGGCCAAATATGGTTCAAAATAATTTGGAGTCGAATTCtatgaatgtaaaaatgaattcagatcagatattcAAATGTACATTAGAACCCCCCATTCACCTGCCACTTGTTAAAAGCCTCCATTAATGTCAAAGGGTTCCAAAATTCCATATCAAGCGATAAGTTTCCCCACTCAACTTCGGCCTCTGTAGGTAGGACCTGTTGTTGCCCCAAAGATATAGTTCACTGTCCATTCAATGAACCTGGCATCAATTAATGGCAATATTATTTCACAGAGTCAACAACGACTGTTCTAATGGGAAGATCCCACCTTATTTTAGATAGATAAATGAGTCAGCACTTGATGCCTTCCTAGGCAGTTATGTCGCCTTACTTAAGCAGCTGCacaacttgttgtatataaaacatttttatgtGGCTATTTGTCACTAGTGGCGCCTTTTTGGACATATATAAAACATTAGTATGTGGCTATTTCTCACTGGAGACAAATAGCCACATActaatgttttatatataaaaacttgtTGCAGAGGCATATAGGTATGACACCATTTCCGAAGTCACTGTTAGTACTGTTGATGACTCCTTATTATGGTGCATATCCTAAATAATTGTCATTTCTAATATGATTTTTCACTAAATTAATCCAATCAAATATGTAAATCATGCATTCGCTATTTCCCACGTCTTATAGATATGCTTTAATTGGTTTTGATTTAGATTGTTAAAAAGGTGGTTTTTTTCCATCAtcaagtctttttttttgcCTAATTACTTAGGGTCATTCCGTTTTTCTAGCTTAATTAGAAATGCTACTATGGGCATTAAAAATATTAACTATCCATATTAACATTTGTTGATTTCTTTAGTTAAATCAAGCTACAAAGTAGGTACTTAAAAGTTCTTGCTATGGGTATAAACAGAATTTTACAGGACAAAGCTGTAAAATGTCAAACCATTGGGTTTCACATACTTCTATTTAACGTCTTATTTGTACAATAGGCAATTACATTTTTAGGTATATCATTTCTAGGTTTTCACTAGATATCAATACGAATCACAAAGTTCTCGTGGAAAATTACACCTTATCTGTAACTTTTTATAACCAACTTCCAAAAATatccatatttttctcttcaaaattgtCCTTAAATTACATAGTCCAACTTAATGACTCTTGACCTTAAGGACGAATTTTTCTaagttacaaaagaaaaaggaggatgGAATAGGATAACTTGACAAACAAGGAGATGAATCTGGAACATAGGCAATAAAGTCAAGACTATCTTACGAGACCGAGCATGTTCGACATAAAACAAATATCTGATACTTTACAGAAAGGCTTTCACTGCCAACTTGCTCAAAATAAAATTCAGTTCACTTGGAACACTTGAATTTTAAATGACAGCGAGATGTTTTTGTAATGAATTACAGAGAAGTGAAGCAAGCATTCAACACAGCAATCGGCCTGCCAAATGCCAATTGCTGCTGGCCCAACAGGTTTCGACCTCTGCTTCCAAGGCTTGGTCGACTCTTCGTCCATACCTAATCTCACGCGTCATTTCGGTAGCGATGATTCCTGTGTGTCACAGGAGAACTGTTTCATCGTTGCTACCGACAGTCGATTGTCTTGCCTAGCGAACGACGAGGCGTTGATGGAAATGTCCATCATCAAAGCCTTCATGCAGCGATGTTGGCGAAAATGAGGACCCTAaatataacttagatccaaacctGAACAACTTATACAGAAAAAAACCGTAAGGTGTCTGGAcgttcaaaataatttttaataataaatttatcAAAGTTTACTTAATAAAAGCTCAATCCCCAAAAGAACAAGAGTTCACAAAATGATTCAACAAACGATGACATAAATGCACCAAGTACACTTAAATAAATACTTGCATTATTTGTCAACATGAAACTTACAAAAGTGAGGTACAAGAACTCACCTCTATAAGCTTACTTAGTGAACTATCACCCAAGCACCCAACATCCCTGCGCTTGAGCACACACTTGAGACACTCACACTCCAGTTCACAAAGTGAGCACAAGAACTTACTAAACTCTTGCTCAAGGCACTCACCACTCTCTTGATAATAGACACAAAGGCCAGCACCACTATTTATAGGGATTGAGAAGGTCGGTGGTGAAGGTTCCACCACTTTCCAACTATTACTTTTTATCTTTACATCATTAGTCATTGACTTACAAAAGAAGGCTCACGATTTTTTGAGAGAGTTGGTGATGACTCattacaatctccc containing:
- the LOC116264702 gene encoding disease resistance protein Roq1-like, translating into MESRIEDVMKLLQNERDGVKMVGLVGAGGIGKTTIAKAVFNKLRSNFGAATFITNIRERWKDATARTQLMRQLVEELLDDRFTPIHDIESGQRLLLERVPPKKILIVLDDVDHHQQFKELIGERLLYCFASGSQIIMTTRDENVLSLCRVDGIYKPKLMDADQSLDLFNRYAFQSSHQPQDMFVDMTMKVVAVAGGLPLALRVFGSYLSDKSDLAEWQDYLDKLQETPEQDIQKCLQISYDALSNVEKRIFLDIACFFVGQSEVEATLMWESLNWQPRSAIKVLQKKSLISRVRDDGPFEMHDLIRDMGRDIARQGQPDKPWSRLWTADDTLNMLEENRSNNVTEGITLSEAKEELSSGAFGEMKRLRALRVNNVSFKGENFMLPKALKVLFLRVTKIESFSSCNLENLVTLELHVADDMSELLVRESPSKVFNALKFLKISCHSIRVTPDFSNMPHLEMLEFSYCASLVEVHESIGNLTKLKYLKFLQFLNV